One bacterium DNA segment encodes these proteins:
- the pdxH gene encoding pyridoxamine 5'-phosphate oxidase, which yields MPLLESRAPSDPLTLFRRWYREAERAGAPQPDAMALATAGPGGPSARMVLLKGIEDGAFLFYSNYQSRKGRELAASHRAALVFHWSATRHQVRVSGTVRRLSRAASLAYFRSRPRGAQLSALASRQSRVVASRADLKRAVEDLDRRHPDLVPLPDDWGGYGLRPRWIEFWENRADRLHDRLRYVRRPGGAWRIERLSP from the coding sequence GTGCCGCTGCTCGAGTCGCGCGCGCCGTCGGACCCGCTGACGTTGTTTCGCCGCTGGTATCGCGAAGCCGAGCGGGCCGGCGCACCGCAGCCCGACGCCATGGCCCTGGCCACCGCCGGACCCGGCGGACCGTCGGCCCGCATGGTGCTCTTGAAAGGCATCGAGGACGGCGCATTCCTCTTCTACTCGAACTACCAGAGCCGCAAGGGCCGTGAGTTGGCCGCAAGCCACCGCGCCGCGCTCGTTTTCCACTGGTCGGCGACGCGCCACCAGGTGAGGGTCTCGGGGACGGTCCGGCGGCTGAGCCGGGCGGCTTCACTGGCCTACTTCAGGAGCCGGCCCCGGGGCGCGCAGCTCTCGGCACTGGCCTCCCGACAGAGCAGAGTCGTCGCCTCGCGCGCCGACCTCAAGCGTGCGGTCGAAGATCTCGACCGGCGTCACCCGGACCTGGTGCCCCTGCCGGACGATTGGGGCGGCTACGGGCTGCGACCGCGCTGGATCGAGTTCTGGGAGAACCGCGCCGACCGCCTCCACGACCGGCTCCGCTACGTCAGGCGGCCGGGCGGGGCATGGCGGATCGAACGCCTCTCACCGTAA
- a CDS encoding SigB/SigF/SigG family RNA polymerase sigma factor, with translation MASMPRPSREELRALHRRYRDSQDPAERDRIRERLVSAYHDFVFFLARKFQNRGEPLDDIVQVGYLGLIKAIERFDPDLGYEFTTFATLTVAGEIKRHFRDKGTAIRFPRRLQELHQSVVRVNEQMKNELGREPSVGELAEHLGVSPEDVTEAMEIGPAYMPLSLDQPVASADGQDSRVVAERIGSADPELDRVEMRDVLNRAMEHLTPRERAIMAMRFYEQMSQSEIARRLGISQMHVSRLQRAALEQLRKHVPQESG, from the coding sequence ATGGCTTCAATGCCGCGCCCGTCCCGCGAGGAGCTGCGGGCGCTCCATCGCCGCTACCGGGACAGCCAGGACCCGGCCGAGCGCGATCGCATCCGCGAGCGGCTCGTCAGCGCCTACCACGACTTCGTCTTCTTCCTCGCGCGCAAATTCCAGAACCGCGGCGAGCCGCTGGACGACATCGTGCAGGTCGGCTACCTCGGCCTGATCAAGGCCATCGAGCGTTTCGACCCGGACCTCGGTTACGAGTTCACCACCTTCGCCACGCTGACCGTCGCCGGCGAGATCAAGCGTCATTTCAGGGACAAGGGAACCGCGATCCGTTTTCCGCGCCGCCTGCAGGAGCTGCACCAATCGGTGGTTCGCGTCAACGAGCAGATGAAAAACGAGCTCGGCCGCGAACCGAGCGTCGGCGAGCTCGCCGAACACCTGGGCGTGTCTCCCGAGGACGTCACCGAGGCGATGGAAATCGGACCGGCGTACATGCCCCTGTCGCTGGATCAACCGGTGGCTTCCGCCGACGGCCAGGACAGCCGCGTGGTGGCCGAGCGCATCGGCAGCGCGGATCCTGAGCTCGACCGCGTCGAGATGCGCGACGTTCTCAATCGGGCGATGGAACACCTGACGCCGCGCGAGCGCGCCATCATGGCCATGAGGTTCTACGAGCAGATGTCCCAGTCGGAGATCGCGCGGCGGCTGGGCATCAGCCAGATGCACGTGTCGCGCCTGCAACGCGCCGCGCTGGAGCAGTTGCGGAAGCACGTGCCGCAAGAGAGCGGATAG
- a CDS encoding DUF948 domain-containing protein, whose translation MTSQSFMWLAFGVAALLVAVALAAVLIRLRGTLGAVEELLDTTNEEMKETLPEVRQTIGNVNDITAGVNVGLRTGGRGAAAVGRGISAAAHGVKVAGESLVRSVLGG comes from the coding sequence ATGACCAGTCAGAGCTTCATGTGGCTCGCGTTCGGAGTCGCCGCGCTTTTGGTGGCGGTGGCGCTGGCCGCGGTGCTGATCCGGCTGCGCGGCACGCTGGGGGCGGTGGAGGAGCTGCTGGACACGACCAATGAGGAGATGAAGGAGACACTGCCCGAGGTGCGACAGACGATCGGCAACGTCAACGACATCACCGCGGGAGTCAACGTCGGCCTGCGCACCGGGGGGCGCGGGGCGGCGGCGGTCGGGCGTGGCATCAGCGCGGCGGCGCATGGCGTGAAGGTCGCGGGTGAGAGCCTTGTTCGCTCGGTGTTAGGAGGTTAG
- the aspS gene encoding aspartate--tRNA ligase — MSGYTAPHCGSLRASDAGRELELYGWVARRRDHGGLIFIDLRDRWGAVQVVFNPTRAPEAHAGAAELRAEFVVRVKGMVGRRPAGSENPRMPTGEVEVTASELEVVNASETTPFPIEDPEEPDEKTRLEYRYLDLRRPRMTQMLELRSRVNKIIRDFMDGNEFIEVETPILTRSSPSGARDFLVPSRLHPGSFYALPQAPQMLKQLLMVSGVQRYYQIARCFRDENLRADRQPEFTQLDIEMSFCDEEDVFALVEGLFSQLWQEVLGVTLKVPFQRLDIKESLLRFGTDKPDLRYELEIADLGPALAKTKVQVFRNVLAAGGVVRGLSVPGGRDLARRELDELVTVARGAGGQGLAWLPGGPLDKFLTQDEIAEVQRLTGAGPDDLVLIAADRRRKAETVMGLIRQEVARRRKLVREDEWKFLWINPTYLFDEDDQGKLTYAHHPFTRPFEEDMPFVDARPYDVRAHAYDIVCNGYELGGGSLRIYDPATQERVFQLLGMPLETIRARFGTLLQAFTYGVPPHGGIAPGIDRVVMMLGGTDNIRDVIAFPKTQSMSDLMLGAPSEVDAPQLEELHVQVAPPRKPGT; from the coding sequence ATGAGCGGCTATACCGCGCCGCACTGCGGCTCGTTGCGCGCCTCCGACGCCGGCCGTGAGCTCGAGCTCTACGGCTGGGTGGCGCGCCGTCGCGACCACGGAGGGTTGATCTTCATCGACCTGCGCGACCGGTGGGGTGCGGTGCAGGTGGTGTTCAACCCGACGCGGGCGCCGGAGGCCCACGCCGGCGCGGCGGAGCTGCGCGCCGAGTTCGTCGTCCGGGTCAAGGGCATGGTCGGGCGCCGCCCGGCGGGTTCGGAGAATCCACGCATGCCCACCGGCGAGGTCGAAGTCACGGCGTCAGAGCTCGAGGTGGTCAATGCCTCGGAGACGACGCCGTTTCCGATCGAGGACCCGGAAGAGCCAGATGAGAAGACGCGCCTGGAGTATCGATATCTCGACCTTCGCCGTCCACGCATGACGCAGATGCTGGAACTCCGAAGTCGCGTCAACAAGATCATCCGGGACTTCATGGACGGCAATGAGTTCATCGAGGTCGAGACGCCGATCCTCACGCGCAGCTCGCCCTCTGGCGCTCGCGACTTCCTCGTCCCGTCCCGCCTGCACCCGGGAAGCTTTTACGCGCTGCCGCAGGCGCCGCAGATGTTGAAGCAGCTGCTGATGGTGTCGGGTGTTCAGCGCTACTACCAGATCGCCCGCTGCTTTCGGGACGAGAACCTGCGCGCCGACCGCCAGCCGGAATTCACTCAGCTGGACATCGAGATGTCGTTCTGCGACGAGGAGGATGTCTTTGCCCTTGTCGAAGGCCTCTTCTCCCAGCTGTGGCAGGAGGTCCTCGGGGTCACGCTGAAGGTGCCGTTTCAGCGCCTGGACATCAAGGAGTCGCTGCTGCGGTTCGGGACCGACAAGCCCGATCTTCGCTACGAGCTGGAGATCGCCGATCTCGGACCGGCCCTGGCCAAAACGAAGGTCCAGGTGTTCCGCAACGTCCTCGCCGCGGGCGGGGTGGTGCGCGGCCTGAGCGTGCCTGGCGGCCGGGACCTGGCGCGCCGCGAGCTCGACGAGCTCGTCACCGTCGCCAGGGGCGCCGGCGGGCAGGGCCTGGCATGGCTGCCCGGCGGTCCGCTCGACAAGTTCCTCACCCAGGACGAGATCGCCGAGGTCCAACGCCTGACCGGCGCGGGGCCGGACGACCTCGTCCTGATCGCCGCCGACCGCCGGCGGAAGGCCGAGACGGTGATGGGTTTGATCCGCCAGGAGGTCGCCAGGCGCCGGAAGCTCGTGCGGGAGGACGAATGGAAATTCCTCTGGATCAACCCCACATACCTTTTTGACGAGGACGACCAGGGCAAGCTGACCTATGCCCACCACCCCTTCACGCGGCCCTTCGAGGAGGACATGCCGTTCGTCGACGCCAGGCCCTACGACGTTCGGGCGCATGCGTACGACATCGTTTGCAACGGCTACGAGCTCGGGGGAGGAAGCCTCCGGATCTACGACCCGGCGACGCAGGAGAGGGTGTTCCAGCTGCTGGGCATGCCGCTGGAGACGATTCGGGCCCGATTCGGCACCCTGCTCCAGGCCTTCACCTACGGGGTGCCTCCACACGGAGGTATCGCACCTGGCATCGACCGGGTCGTGATGATGCTGGGCGGCACGGACAACATCAGGGACGTGATCGCCTTCCCGAAGACCCAATCGATGTCCGACCTGATGTTGGGAGCGCCGTCTGAGGTCGACGCGCCGCAGCTCGAAGAGCTTCACGTCCAGGTCGCGCCGCCCAGGAAGCCCGGCACGTAG
- a CDS encoding histidine--tRNA ligase, whose protein sequence is MPRSQPIKAVRGVRDVLPRDRALWRTAEKAAGEVARSFGYEEMVTPVIEHTELIERVGEDTDAVAKELYRFEDRGGRQLALRPEATAGVVRAYFEGGLNQGPQPARLYLLGPMFRYDRPQKGRYRQFFQLDVEAIGSASPALDAEIIELASRWLREVGLGELTLQLNSIGDQQCRPAYLDRLRAYYRPFKDGLHGDCRRRLETNPLRLLDCKVEQCQPFKAKAPRITDHLCEECSAAWVAVRRLLDAAGIEYQLSPHLVRGLDYYTRTVFEFYPAGASGQQDALASGGRFDGLAEAEGWPATPGVGFAGGLDRVTELMASGREEVVASPAADVVVLADGSLDVAAAEVARLCRAVRSVAVDYEPKSLRAKMRSANKLGARWVVLLGADEAANRTAQLREMASGEQVEVAWTDLAGRLA, encoded by the coding sequence ATGCCTCGCTCCCAGCCGATCAAAGCCGTCCGCGGCGTCCGTGACGTCCTGCCACGCGATCGAGCGCTTTGGCGCACGGCCGAAAAGGCCGCGGGGGAGGTGGCCCGTAGCTTTGGTTACGAGGAGATGGTGACCCCGGTCATCGAGCACACGGAGCTGATCGAGCGCGTCGGCGAGGACACCGACGCCGTGGCGAAGGAGCTCTATCGCTTCGAGGATCGCGGCGGGCGCCAGCTGGCGCTGCGGCCGGAGGCGACCGCGGGCGTGGTTCGTGCCTACTTCGAAGGCGGACTGAATCAGGGGCCGCAGCCCGCGCGACTCTATTTGCTGGGGCCGATGTTCCGGTACGACCGCCCGCAGAAGGGTCGCTATCGCCAGTTCTTCCAGCTGGACGTGGAGGCGATCGGCAGCGCGAGCCCCGCGCTGGACGCGGAGATCATCGAGCTGGCGAGCAGGTGGCTGCGCGAGGTCGGGCTGGGCGAGCTGACGCTGCAGCTGAACTCCATCGGCGACCAGCAATGCCGGCCCGCCTACCTGGATCGACTGCGAGCCTATTACCGGCCGTTCAAAGACGGGCTCCACGGTGATTGCCGGCGCCGGTTGGAGACCAACCCGCTGCGTCTGCTCGACTGCAAGGTCGAGCAGTGCCAACCTTTCAAGGCCAAGGCGCCGCGCATCACCGATCACCTCTGCGAGGAATGCTCGGCGGCGTGGGTCGCGGTGCGCCGTCTGCTCGACGCCGCGGGCATCGAGTACCAGCTCAGCCCTCACCTCGTGCGCGGTCTCGACTACTACACGCGCACCGTCTTCGAGTTCTATCCCGCCGGGGCCTCCGGTCAGCAGGATGCGCTGGCATCGGGCGGTCGGTTCGACGGGCTGGCCGAGGCCGAGGGGTGGCCCGCGACGCCAGGGGTCGGCTTCGCCGGCGGGCTGGATCGCGTCACGGAGCTGATGGCGTCAGGTCGGGAGGAGGTGGTCGCGAGCCCGGCCGCCGACGTCGTGGTGCTTGCCGACGGCAGCCTCGACGTGGCGGCAGCCGAGGTGGCGCGCCTGTGTCGCGCCGTGCGCTCGGTCGCCGTCGATTACGAACCCAAGAGCCTGCGCGCGAAGATGCGCTCCGCCAACAAGCTGGGGGCGCGCTGGGTCGTGCTGCTGGGCGCTGATGAGGCGGCGAATCGCACCGCCCAGCTCAGAGAGATGGCGAGCGGGGAGCAGGTCGAGGTCGCGTGGACGGACCTCGCCGGGCGCCTGGCATGA
- a CDS encoding response regulator, producing MGELEDVGKKKTGPPAVAAPARGATRPAIVDAEVLADFGHQVRNQLNAVVGAAGLLATGATSGEERELASIVQTGAEQVARLVDDVLDAATLQSGAFELALHPFDVRASVETCLGLIGDAAGAKGLDLSFRAEPDVPSVVVGDSRRLEQIVLALLHGAVERTYRGGVGIELSSEDRGGLVALRFKIRDTGRGVPARILRGGLDGSSAPRDRLEPGDRLAVLSLATCKQLVEMMDGDLRVEQGGVEAGPDAGTAFEFTILAEVLPASVGTGQLTLEGMRVLVVVADPTERRVLALQAEQWGASATSSTSEEALDVVKAGYPFDIALVEHRRPAIDGLAVSASLRALRRTDQLPIVLIAVATPGAEEAAAADSDVLQATLTKPVAPRTLHDVIVRLGAHEAPRPAPESELVPDALRVLIADDSALNQNLLRRLVAKLGHNVDVVANGREAVAAVAQQPYDALLMDVLMPEMDGLTAAEAICRRWPRGNRPRLIALTAMAGPGDQDRCLKAGFDDYMSKPVHLEDLQEALKAAAGYRTRPASP from the coding sequence ATGGGCGAACTCGAGGACGTGGGGAAGAAGAAGACCGGCCCGCCGGCCGTCGCCGCCCCTGCCAGGGGAGCCACCCGGCCGGCCATTGTCGACGCCGAGGTGCTGGCCGATTTCGGCCACCAGGTGCGCAACCAGCTCAACGCCGTGGTCGGCGCCGCCGGTCTGCTGGCGACCGGCGCCACCTCAGGCGAGGAGCGCGAGCTGGCGTCGATCGTCCAGACCGGCGCGGAGCAGGTGGCGAGGCTGGTGGATGACGTGCTCGACGCCGCCACGCTTCAGAGCGGAGCGTTCGAGCTCGCCCTGCATCCATTCGACGTCAGAGCCAGTGTGGAGACCTGCCTCGGGCTGATCGGTGATGCCGCCGGCGCCAAGGGTCTCGACCTGTCGTTCCGCGCCGAGCCCGACGTGCCCAGCGTGGTCGTCGGCGATTCTCGCCGCCTCGAGCAGATCGTCCTCGCCCTGCTGCATGGCGCCGTCGAACGCACATACCGCGGCGGCGTGGGGATCGAGCTCAGCTCCGAGGACAGAGGCGGTCTCGTCGCGCTGCGTTTCAAGATTCGCGACACGGGCCGCGGCGTGCCCGCACGGATCCTGCGCGGCGGGCTGGACGGGTCGAGCGCTCCGCGCGACCGCCTCGAGCCTGGAGATCGGCTGGCGGTATTGAGCCTGGCCACCTGCAAGCAGCTCGTCGAGATGATGGACGGCGACCTGCGGGTCGAGCAGGGCGGTGTCGAAGCCGGCCCCGACGCCGGGACGGCATTCGAGTTCACGATCCTGGCCGAGGTTTTGCCAGCTTCCGTCGGCACGGGCCAGCTGACGCTCGAGGGGATGCGGGTGCTGGTGGTCGTGGCCGACCCGACCGAGCGGCGCGTGCTCGCCCTCCAGGCCGAGCAGTGGGGGGCGTCGGCGACCTCTTCGACATCTGAAGAGGCGCTCGATGTGGTCAAGGCCGGCTATCCCTTCGACATCGCGCTGGTCGAGCACAGGCGGCCGGCGATCGACGGATTGGCGGTCTCGGCTTCGCTGCGAGCGCTCCGGCGGACGGATCAGCTGCCGATCGTGCTGATCGCGGTCGCGACTCCGGGGGCCGAAGAGGCGGCCGCCGCCGACAGCGACGTGCTCCAGGCGACGCTCACCAAGCCGGTCGCGCCGAGGACGCTTCACGACGTGATCGTCCGGCTCGGCGCGCACGAGGCGCCCCGGCCGGCGCCGGAGTCAGAGCTGGTCCCTGACGCGTTGCGGGTCCTCATCGCGGATGACAGCGCGCTGAATCAAAACCTGCTCCGGCGCCTGGTCGCCAAGCTCGGGCACAACGTGGATGTGGTCGCCAACGGCCGCGAGGCCGTGGCGGCGGTGGCGCAGCAGCCATACGACGCCCTCTTGATGGACGTCCTGATGCCGGAGATGGACGGGCTGACAGCGGCGGAGGCGATCTGCCGTCGCTGGCCGCGCGGCAACCGGCCGCGTCTGATCGCGCTCACCGCCATGGCCGGCCCCGGTGACCAGGACCGCTGCCTGAAGGCGGGCTTCGACGACTACATGAGCAAGCCCGTGCACCTGGAGGACCTGCAGGAGGCCTTGAAGGCCGCGGCGGGGTACCGAACGCGGCCCGCTAGCCCCTGA
- a CDS encoding CpaF family protein, translated as MQLTEDHFRARPPAALVTAADRERLVEILFDEVIGLGPLESLLRDPEISEVMVNRPEQIFVERQGRIELTNLAFEDEDSLRRVIDRIVSTIGRRVDESQPMCDARLKDGSRVNVVIPPVAIYGPCLTIRKFGREVLSPEQIISSGGATASMMQYLDAAVKTRLNIIVSGGTGSGKTTLLNVLSGFIPANERIVTCEDAAELRLRQVHVISLESKPQNVEGRGAISIRDLVRNCLRMRPDRIVVGECRGAEALDMLQAMNTGHDGSMSTLHANNPRDAVNRLETLVLLAGTELPSRAIRGQIASAVNVIVQTERLRGGGRKVVSVAELLGFIDGEIALQELYAFRQVGVTPEGRAVGFHTATGTRSTFLQHFRSNGLELPEEMFAPTAQATPENLY; from the coding sequence ATGCAGCTCACCGAGGACCACTTCCGCGCCAGGCCACCCGCCGCGCTCGTCACCGCCGCCGATCGCGAACGCCTGGTCGAGATCCTGTTCGACGAGGTGATCGGGCTGGGACCGCTCGAGTCGCTTCTGCGCGACCCCGAGATCTCCGAGGTGATGGTCAACCGCCCCGAGCAGATCTTCGTCGAGAGACAGGGCCGGATCGAGCTGACCAACCTGGCCTTCGAGGACGAGGACAGCCTTCGCCGCGTGATCGACCGCATCGTTTCGACCATCGGGCGCAGGGTCGACGAATCACAGCCGATGTGCGATGCGCGGCTCAAGGACGGATCGCGCGTCAACGTCGTCATTCCGCCCGTCGCCATCTACGGACCGTGCTTGACGATCCGGAAGTTCGGCCGGGAGGTCCTCAGCCCCGAGCAGATCATCAGCTCCGGCGGGGCGACGGCGTCGATGATGCAATACCTCGACGCGGCCGTGAAGACGCGCCTGAACATTATCGTCTCGGGCGGTACGGGTTCCGGCAAGACGACCCTGCTCAACGTCCTGTCGGGGTTCATCCCGGCGAATGAGCGCATCGTCACCTGCGAGGACGCGGCGGAGCTGCGCCTCCGGCAGGTGCATGTCATCAGCCTGGAGTCGAAGCCGCAGAACGTCGAGGGCCGGGGCGCCATCTCCATCCGCGACCTCGTGCGCAACTGCCTTCGCATGCGGCCGGACCGGATCGTGGTCGGGGAGTGCCGTGGGGCGGAAGCGCTCGACATGCTGCAGGCCATGAACACCGGGCACGACGGGTCCATGAGCACGCTCCACGCCAACAACCCGCGCGATGCGGTGAACCGCCTCGAGACCCTGGTCCTGCTTGCCGGGACGGAGTTGCCGTCACGCGCCATTCGCGGCCAGATCGCATCCGCGGTCAACGTGATCGTGCAGACGGAAAGACTGCGGGGCGGCGGGCGAAAGGTGGTCAGCGTCGCCGAGCTCCTGGGCTTCATCGATGGGGAGATCGCGCTGCAGGAGCTCTACGCCTTCCGCCAGGTCGGCGTCACGCCGGAGGGACGGGCGGTCGGTTTTCACACGGCGACGGGTACGCGATCGACGTTTCTTCAGCACTTCCGCTCGAACGGCCTGGAACTGCCGGAAGAGATGTTTGCTCCCACCGCGCAGGCGACGCCTGAGAATCTGTACTGA
- a CDS encoding pilus assembly protein has translation MQPSPATWWCSETRRRSSHAARRTCPASSWRASSSMPRRPGGGPRARAGRRRGQALVELAISLPILVLLVAGVLELGRGYAFAVATSDAARDGARYVAGKTVSTNGPGLAAMCGVVQADLAGVTSSLSCPTQVSHAPPFVSGTDYAKPAAGQAVVAVFCGASVDCAGSQSPLYQSEVDVYVYYGFDDLNLLGGAITISGSSRATTSW, from the coding sequence ATGCAACCATCGCCGGCGACCTGGTGGTGCAGCGAGACCCGTCGTCGTTCGTCTCACGCGGCGCGACGGACTTGTCCCGCGTCATCATGGCGAGCCTCAAGCTCGATGCCTAGACGGCCCGGCGGCGGCCCTCGGGCGCGCGCCGGGCGCAGGCGCGGTCAAGCACTCGTCGAGCTGGCGATCTCGCTGCCGATCCTGGTCCTCCTGGTCGCGGGCGTGCTCGAGCTCGGACGTGGATATGCCTTCGCGGTCGCGACCTCCGACGCCGCCCGCGACGGTGCCCGGTACGTGGCCGGCAAGACCGTCAGCACCAACGGCCCGGGCCTGGCCGCCATGTGCGGCGTGGTCCAGGCCGACCTCGCCGGAGTCACCTCGTCGCTCAGCTGTCCGACGCAGGTCAGCCACGCTCCGCCCTTTGTGAGCGGTACCGACTACGCCAAGCCGGCCGCCGGCCAGGCGGTCGTCGCCGTGTTCTGCGGCGCGAGCGTGGACTGCGCCGGCTCTCAGAGCCCGCTATATCAGTCCGAGGTCGACGTCTACGTCTACTACGGGTTCGACGACCTCAACCTGCTCGGCGGCGCGATCACCATCTCGGGCTCGAGCCGGGCGACAACCTCGTGGTGA
- a CDS encoding pilus assembly protein encodes MRRGPGRPRRSHLVAQLSDAGQPRSALCERYRLRQAGRRPGGRRRVLRRERGLRRLSEPAISVRGRRLRLLRVRRPQPARRRDHHLGLEPGDNLVVRRPGRSTAQALVEFALVAPAVLLIIGATVDMGRGLLLYALLAGASRDTARQAALVDYSGSNTLPPACTTLAAPCAMSSVVTGAHLLDPLGVSVVYQDSTAISSPPGYGTYAANADPTQPGTITLTGATNPNTVYVFVYELDATGGNPSPRWSCPSCAAGSGAAVRTSGHQRVVVDLKLSWQPVLARFLGIPAAITFDSQTVDRIEF; translated from the coding sequence GTGCGGCGTGGTCCAGGCCGACCTCGCCGGAGTCACCTCGTCGCTCAGCTGTCCGACGCAGGTCAGCCACGCTCCGCCCTTTGTGAGCGGTACCGACTACGCCAAGCCGGCCGCCGGCCAGGCGGTCGTCGCCGTGTTCTGCGGCGCGAGCGTGGACTGCGCCGGCTCTCAGAGCCCGCTATATCAGTCCGAGGTCGACGTCTACGTCTACTACGGGTTCGACGACCTCAACCTGCTCGGCGGCGCGATCACCATCTCGGGCTCGAGCCGGGCGACAACCTCGTGGTGAGGCGCCCGGGGCGTTCGACAGCCCAGGCACTGGTCGAGTTCGCGCTGGTGGCCCCCGCCGTCCTCCTGATCATCGGGGCCACCGTCGACATGGGCCGCGGCCTCCTGCTCTACGCGCTTCTCGCCGGCGCCTCGCGGGACACCGCCCGCCAGGCCGCCCTCGTGGACTACAGCGGATCGAACACGCTGCCGCCTGCCTGCACGACGCTGGCCGCCCCGTGCGCGATGAGCTCGGTCGTGACCGGAGCTCATCTGCTGGACCCATTGGGAGTCTCGGTCGTCTACCAGGACTCGACGGCGATCTCCTCCCCACCCGGCTACGGGACCTACGCCGCCAACGCCGACCCGACCCAGCCGGGCACCATCACCCTGACCGGCGCCACGAATCCAAACACGGTTTACGTGTTCGTCTACGAGCTGGATGCCACCGGCGGCAACCCCAGCCCGCGATGGAGCTGTCCCTCGTGTGCCGCCGGTAGCGGCGCCGCCGTCCGCACGTCAGGACATCAGCGGGTCGTCGTCGACCTGAAGCTGAGCTGGCAACCGGTCCTGGCTCGGTTCCTGGGCATCCCGGCCGCCATCACCTTCGACTCGCAAACCGTGGATCGAATCGAGTTCTAG
- a CDS encoding type II secretion system F family protein: MNTLPIIVGVVAAAGAWLLAAGIMAARTGDAATLARQRLARQEIALGQNAIALELEKPLGERLTAPFRRWLARQMNRLTPATQAANFQRQLDFVGAPLGLDPAGVQTLRIAAAAALGALGTAIGVLIGQPFAIGLALLIGVAVGFYLPVIWLDQLVRDRRTELEVALPNALDVVAISMSAGLGLDRALEQLVRHQEGPLTLLVARALREMELGRPRAEALSDMAEATGVDDFASLVRGILHAERTGVPIAHTIAAHSAQMRVKRRLKIRTEAARASLKILVPTVGCVFPTLWLILLGPALIVVFSIGH, from the coding sequence ATGAACACCCTGCCGATCATCGTCGGCGTCGTCGCCGCGGCCGGGGCCTGGCTGCTGGCCGCCGGCATCATGGCCGCACGCACCGGCGACGCGGCCACCCTCGCCCGCCAGCGGCTGGCGCGCCAGGAGATCGCCCTCGGCCAGAACGCGATCGCCCTCGAGCTCGAGAAACCGCTGGGCGAGCGCCTCACGGCGCCGTTCCGCCGCTGGCTGGCGCGCCAGATGAACCGCCTCACCCCCGCCACGCAGGCGGCCAACTTCCAGAGGCAGCTCGACTTCGTCGGCGCGCCGCTGGGCCTCGACCCGGCGGGCGTCCAGACGCTGCGGATCGCCGCGGCGGCCGCGTTGGGGGCGCTCGGGACGGCGATCGGTGTGCTCATCGGCCAGCCGTTTGCCATCGGCCTGGCCCTCCTGATCGGGGTGGCGGTCGGTTTCTACCTGCCCGTCATCTGGTTGGACCAGCTGGTGCGCGACCGGCGCACCGAACTGGAGGTGGCGCTGCCCAACGCCCTGGACGTGGTCGCGATCAGCATGAGCGCCGGCCTCGGCCTGGACCGCGCGCTGGAGCAGCTGGTCCGGCACCAGGAAGGACCGCTCACCCTGCTCGTGGCACGCGCCCTGCGCGAGATGGAGCTCGGCCGGCCGCGCGCCGAGGCGTTGTCGGACATGGCGGAGGCCACCGGGGTCGACGACTTCGCCTCGCTCGTGCGCGGGATCCTGCACGCCGAGCGGACGGGCGTCCCCATCGCCCATACGATCGCCGCGCACTCGGCTCAGATGCGAGTCAAGCGGCGCCTCAAGATCCGCACCGAAGCCGCCCGCGCCTCGCTGAAGATCCTCGTCCCGACCGTCGGGTGCGTCTTCCCGACGCTCTGGCTGATCCTGCTGGGCCCGGCGCTGATCGTCGTCTTCAGCATCGGCCATTAG
- a CDS encoding MBL fold metallo-hydrolase, with product MRVEATTDRRFGTNSYLVEDEDTHDAVVIDANLEPDLMTGLVRSRGANVRAILLTHTDVDHIAGLPVLLEEWGPIPVAVHDAEREVVAEGRPLRGGSAAMDRIENVTSLVEGEPYRAGALEFEVLHTPGHSPGGVTLRIGNHLFTGDALFAGSIGRSDFANSNGEALLEGIHAKLLSQPDDLVVHSGHGAPTTIGRERRTNPFLS from the coding sequence ATCCGCGTCGAGGCCACCACCGACCGGCGGTTCGGCACCAATTCCTATCTCGTCGAGGACGAGGACACCCACGACGCGGTGGTCATCGATGCCAACCTCGAGCCGGACCTGATGACCGGCCTGGTCCGAAGCCGCGGGGCCAACGTCCGGGCCATCCTGCTGACCCACACCGACGTCGACCACATCGCCGGCCTGCCGGTGCTGCTCGAGGAGTGGGGGCCGATCCCCGTCGCCGTCCACGATGCGGAACGGGAGGTCGTGGCCGAGGGCAGGCCCCTGCGCGGGGGGTCCGCGGCGATGGACCGCATCGAGAACGTGACCAGCCTGGTCGAAGGCGAGCCCTACCGAGCCGGCGCGCTCGAGTTCGAGGTGCTGCACACGCCGGGCCACAGCCCCGGCGGCGTGACGCTGAGGATCGGCAACCACCTCTTCACGGGCGACGCCCTGTTTGCGGGCTCGATCGGGCGCTCGGACTTCGCCAACTCGAACGGCGAGGCGCTGCTCGAGGGTATCCACGCCAAGTTGCTGTCACAGCCCGACGACCTGGTCGTTCACAGCGGCCACGGAGCGCCGACGACCATCGGGCGGGAAAGGCGAACGAACCCGTTTCTGAGCTAG